The genomic interval GTCACGACGAACCGGCCTCCGTTGAACCCCGCGCTTTCGAGCGATAGTTTTCCGTCACGTTTCCCGTATACCAAAGAACCCGAATAATAGAGTCCGTCGCCGCCTGGCTCCGTCGCCGAGAGTTTCGTGCTGTCTGCAAGGTACGAATAATTTGCGGATAAAGTCCCTTTTTTCTCGACTTTTTGTATCATATTCAGACAATTATATGTAATGTCGAGATCGTTGGCCCCATCGTGCGTCATATTTCCGTTCGCATCGTAGCCGTAATCGTACACCGCTCCTGCATCGGCTATCGAGGCGATGCGGTTTCCCGTGTAGGAATATTCGAGATCGTTCAATGTCAGTCCGTTCCCGGTCCGCATCAAGGTCCGGAGGTTTCCGTTCGCATCGTATGTCAGTCCCTTTTCCGCGAAACGGTCCGTGAGGGCTCCGGCTTCGTAATGCCTGGTGTCCGTCAGACGGGCGAAGCTGTCATAGGCGAATGCGTAGGTGTTTTCGTCCCGGCCGGCGTGTTGCCAGGTCCATTCGGAGACATTTCCCGTATAGGAGGGCGTTGTGGCGCTCATTTCCGGTTGGTAGTAACTCAATCGGGCCGAGAAGAGCGGCTGCTCTCCGAATCGGCTCACCTGTCCGGTTTGCCAGCCCAGCAGGTTGTATGACAGCGATGTGACGAACTTGCCGTCTCCTGTTGTCCTGCCGACGACCCGGCCCAGCCCATCGTAGGCATAGCGTATTTCGACGGGTGTACCATCGTCGAGCGTAGAGCTTTCGGCGAGCAGCCGTCCCCGGCGGTCGGTCGAGAATTCGCCGCTCTAAAACAGGCGATTAAATCCTTGCGACAAGCCAATCAGCGAATTGTGAGGATTTTTCGTTTGTAGCGGTTAACGAATTGCTAACTGATCTTTTGCGCCGTATTGCACGGTATCTTACCTTGAAAAAGAACTCATATTGCAAATATACTGAATAAATCAATACCCGATTCTTTTTCGGGATGCGGAATCATAGTGCAACTCCTCTCGACAATAAAGATAGAGATTGTCCAATAAAGACGCATCTTGTTCGGCATCCGATTCCATGGTGAGAAGATAATCGGCAGTGTATTTACGGATGACGTTTTCGATCTGACCGCCGCTCAAGTCGAACATGCGGGACAGTTCTTCGACTTCGGTGATCTTTAACGACGGCAGCATCGTTTGCCAGATAGCACGACGGGTCTCAAATGTCGGGCGACAGAATTTGATTTTGTAGAGGAATCGGCGCTCGAAAGCCTGGTCAAGGTTTTGTGTCAAATTGGTGGTAGCGATCAGGATGCCGTCGAGTCGTTCGATCTCCTGCAATAGGATATTCTGCATTGCATTTTCGGTTTGGTCGAGAGAGCCGCCCATCGTCGTACGTCGGCGGCCCAATACGGCATCCGCTTCGTTGAACAACAGAATCGGAGCTGGGTCGCAGTCGCGCACATAGCCGCGATAGCGGTCGAAAATCTCTTTGAGGCGTTTCTCGCTTTCGCCGAACCACATGCTTTTTGTTTCCGAAATATCGACCTGCATAATATCCCGGCCGCTTTGCCGTGCTAATTGATAAACCGACTCGGTTTTCCCCGTACCGGGCGAACCGTAAAACAGGCAGGCAAAACCCTGACGCATACCGTTTTGCCATAGCTGCTGCCTGACAGCATTGAATCGCTCTGCTTCGAGTAAAAGCCCCAGCCGGTCGATTTTCGCCTGCTCTCCGGGATTGAACCAGAGTTTTTTCGGAGTAAGGCTGGAGGCTATGATCAACTCTTTCCGGTTGCGCGGAGCCTGTAATTGGATCAGGATTTCGGAAAAGAGAGTTGTTTTCGCTTTGTCGGTCAGGCGGAACGCTTCGCGGTTGCCGAACATGCCGCTGTCCGGGGCATTTTCCAGGATGTTTAGGTCGAACAGCTCGCTATAACGGGCCAGCAACGCGTCTTTCTCGCAACGTGCAGCCCATTCGTCATCGAAAAGCACCTCTATGTCATGCCAGCCGATATGGTCGTCCCGATTATTTACATAGAGATTACAGCATTGTGCAAAGACAAGCGTATCCCAAATATGGAGAGACTGTGCAATTTCCCGAAAACGGCAGCAAAATTCCAACTGCTGGTTTCGGTCGATTAATTGTTGCAACTCTTCGGCGAGTTCCGTTTGCGACATCTCCTGTTGGGATGTGTAACTGATTAATTTCCCCAGTCGCACGAAAAATTGGTCGATCGTAAGGCCGCAGATCGGGGGCGGAGTGAATTTCTTTCCGGCCTGCAACGCTTCGAGTACCATTTTCGGGATGCGGTAGGTATCCGGTTCGGCCGATCCGCTACGCCGTCGGCGAATAAGCTGTCGACGGATTAATTCCTCGAAATCGGCCGCATGGTTCAGCAGCTCGACTTTGCGGCAGCCGAGAAATTCGGCAAGCTGCTTCAATACGATTTTCCGGTCGTCCGACAACTCAATCAATACGGCGAACAACATCGTCTGCACGGGCGTCAGATCGAGTCGCCGTCCCAAACGCTCGAGGAGAGGTGTCGCGTTGCCCCAGAAATCGTCCGATAAGTGCGAACCATTTGCCAACTGCACCACTTCACAGATATCCTGCATCAAAGTCCGTTCTTCCATCATTCCATTGCTTTTCGGCAAAGTTAGGGGTGTGATATGCGAAAAAATGGCATGGGCAGTTGTGCATGCGACTCTTTTTGTAACTGTTCCAAAGCATAACCAACTATAAAAATTCGGTTTTGCCGCGGCGAATACAGGCGAAACGGTTATTGCCCCGCTGGCTTATGGGCAGGATCGCATCGTAAACGAGCGGCCGCACCCATTCGCCGAGTCGGTTCAGCAATCCGTATTTTCGTTGCCGGCCGATGATGTTGAATTGTCCGTAATGGCGGGTCAGCATATCGTATTCGGCCGGAATAATGATTTGACCGTCCCGGTCGAGTAATCCGTATTTCCCATTGCGGCGAATTCGTACCAGACCGGTACCGTACCGATCCGCACGTTCGCAGTCGAGCGAAATCAGGCGCCGGGGATGGATTCGCAACAGAGCATATCCGGCTACATCGCAAACGATTCCCGTCCGGTCGTCGAGCCGTTCCGCATATCGCCACCGGGCCGTTGTGAGATGCATACCCTGTTCGGTCAGAAAGCCCATTTTCCCTTCTTTCCAATAAATATCCAGCATTGTCGTTTCTTTTTACTGCAAAATAAAAAATCCGCTGTGCAGAAAAGTTGCACAGCGGAGTGTAAAAACGGATTCGGCCCGACTATTTTACGAGGAAATCTATCCCGTCGATCGTTTGTGAAGCCGTAACGATTTTCGACCGCAGTTCGTCTCCGATGTCGAGCGAGGCGAAATCGGAGCCTTTATCCCGATGGATCGGAATGATTGCTGTATGCGGAGGGACCGTGCGGCAAACGGCGGCCAGCGTATCGGTTGTCGCATGTCCCGATGTATGCACGTATTCAGAGTGCGGAAACCGGGCGACGAATGCCTTCAGATCCGGATTATAGGCTTCGTGCGTCGGAAGAATATAGCCGCGGAACATCGAGTAAATCAATAGGGTTTCATCCGGATTCAGTTCCGGTAGCAACGTGTCGACCCACCGCCGATACTTGGGGCCGGTGCGCAGCAACATCGTGAATCCCGTATCCAACATCCATTTCCGCAGTTTTTCATTCCGTTCGTCGGAACCGTAAACCTTGTGATCGAATTTGAAAAGCGGGCTTTTCACCCCGGCATGACCGGCGAACGATTCCAGAATCCGCTGTTGATAGCCGTCGCATACGAACGGACGGTTACGCATTTCCCGATTTGCCCGGTGAAAAGTCGCCAACCGGTCCATATCCGTCGAGGAGCAGAGTACGAAGACGTTTTTGTAGCGTTTCATCAACTCAATAGCCTGTCGTTTCAGGTCGTTCTCGTGGACGATTTTCTTCTCGTTGCGGTCGAGCATCGTTCCCTCGGTAATCAATACGTCGATACCTTGCGGTGCGATGTATTTTTCGAGCGTCGGCAGCAGTCCTTTCCCCAAATAGCCGTGCTGCCGGAAATCGCCCGTATGCAGAATCCGTTTGCCGTCGGCCTCGACGAGAAACATATAGGCGTCGGCTGCCGAGTGACTGACGAAATAGGGCGTAATCCGAATATCTTTTCCGACCCGTATACAACGGGCGGGTTCGTAGGTCTTGAATCGCTCGACGGCCGTCAAATCGGCTTCCCGTCGCTCTTTCTCGCCCGGAACATGCGTCAGGTGTTCCAGCCGGATGCGCATTACGGCTTTGGCTAACGGCCCGATATATTGATCGACCCGCTCCGGCACATGCCGGAATAAATCCACGTGATCGCCGTGATAGTGCGTGTAGAATACCGCATCGCATCCCTCGCACAGTTGTGCAATGGCCCCGGCATTGTCGAACCGGTCTTCCGACGGGCCGTTGCCTTTGGGAAGGTTATGTCCAAGATCGATCAGAATTTTCGACCGGGCGGTCCGGATTTCGGTGATGCACCCGCCGATCTGGTCGATGCCGCGGTGGATGGTGATCGTCATAGTAGTTTTACAGTAATATGCGGTTTGTATTTCTGTGTTTTGACTATAATCTGTTTATTGCAATTCTCCTGATTGATAAAGTCGATTAGCTCAGAAGTAATTGCCGGGTGTAAATCATCGACTAAAAGTACTCCGTAGATAGTTGATATATTTTTCTGTACCGCTAAATAGAATTTATCAAAATCACGTATTGATGGAATCTCTTTCTGTAATTCGTATCCGATTCGATGATGAAAACATAAGTCTTCCATAATCCAAAGATAAAAAAGTAGTTCGGAGATAATACCGACTTTTTTATTGTTATATTTTAACTCGAATATCCATAATTCATCGGCTTTTATAGCCCATAAATCTATCGCACTTTTTCCATATGGGAATAATCCATGTTTTTTATCAACCTTATCTCTGAAAATACCTACGGGTAATTGATGATTACATACATCAAAAGATGTATTGAGAAAAAGTTTTTCGGGATCTAAAAAAGCTCTTTCGAAATATGCTTCGGTTTTTTCTTTGATATTCTCTGTTTTACTATCATTCTGAGGATAATTTAGGAATAGATTTCCGACTGTGTAAACTGAATCTTTGAAATCTATGATATCCGCCACATTATTTTCAGAAGGTGCGAACCATAAAAAATGTTCCTGCATTTTTAATACACGATACAAGAACCGCTTATAATGTAAGTTTTTTATCTGAGGTATATCCCATGACAATATAACACGCTCAATTTCCCTTTTCCTATTAGCATAAATGCAAAATATCCAACCTTCAAACGCCGATGCGTCTTCTTGCATATTCCTGCATACTGAGAGAGAATCGACTCCTATGTATAGGATCTTTCGACTTTCATCGAAGTTGATGTCTATTTTTTCTGGAAGCCGCTGTATATTCCGTAACGATTGTAGAAAAGTCTTTTTATCCATTTTATTATTTATTTTTAGGTTTCTAAATATAATAAATCAGTCATTATCTTCTAAACTTAGAATATAAAATCTTTATTACAAGGATCTAATCGAGTAACTATGTCGTTTAATGATAATGTACTTGAATAGCCTGATACGGGGTTTGCTTGGATAATGTATCTTATTGCTGCGCGGAAGGCTCCGAACTCACCGCCACTTATTCCGGAGGTAACCGTACCGCAATCGAGGCAGTGTACCGAGTGGGAACTCATTCCGCTCATGGGCGAACCGCTGAAACTGAAGACAAGCGATCGCCCCTTACATTTCGGGCATGGTTTGTAAAAAGTGTTCGGATAGTCTATCCATGCCTTAACAAGTATTCCCAGGCAAATTTCTCCGAAACCATAGACCCTAAGCGGCGTTTCGGTAAAGAAGAGCTTAGGGTCGGAAAGAATCTGTTCCCGATGATGCCAGAAGAGAGGAATATGCTCCGAGTAGACCTTCCACCGATGTTTTTCCGCCTTACACCGCTGCGCTTCGCGCGCGCGTCCGAACCAGATGTCGTAAAGACTCTCCGGGATGAGCAGGCGGTTTTGCAAGTCGAAAGTCAGCCCGTTGTCGATAATCAGCGACCTGTCGATGCAAACCTGCAACCGCTCTTCGTTTTGCAACGTGTATTCACTCCCGTCGTATCGGACGATCGGAACGGCAATCGCTGCCTCAGCCGGTTTTTGCCGGTTCGTTTTTGCAGTCATCTCTTTAATTTAATGATTCAAAATCTCAATCGCTCGCCGCGCATCCTCTTCCGTGATGCCGCGCTCGGGATCGATCCGGATAAAATTCGGTCGCTGTTCGGATAAAATATCCGGTTCGTCATCCAGAATGACGTAGCGGTATCCTTCGGCCGTATGCTCAAGCAGCCAATGCTTGATCTCGTTGCCTTTGCCGATAAACATTTCGGGATCGTCGAAGTCGGGGTTTATTGCCCGGATTTCCTCGGCTGTCATACACTCTTCCGTGATGTCGATCATTCGGCCGGGCAAACGGCGCTCGCGCCACATCTCCGCCATACGTTCCGCTCCCTCGAATTTCCACGAGGAGGAGATAACGACCGATGCCCCTGTCGCGTCGATGATCGTGCCCAAATTGGCGACTGACTCGGGATCGAACAGATAGCCGTATTTATCCGACAACGGTTTGCCGGCTCTTTTCAGCGCGGCAATATGCCGCCCGGTGTTGAGTACGCCATCGAAATCGAGAAAGATCATACGCCGCTTATGCCGTGAATAGAGAAGATTCATCTCGTCGATGATCCGCTCTGTTTCATTTCGCACGGCGATCGGCGACAGTACCTCAATATCGATGTGCTGTGTCAATACGGCCCGGTAAAATTCGTAAGTAGGAGCGACCCGATATTCGAAATCGGCATAATCGGCCGTCGTTTCGATCTCCTGTTGCGAATCGTGCAGAGGCAGTGTCCGCAAGTATTTCGGCCCGTCGCCGTAGGCGCGGATTCGGATCGTACAGGGTTTGATGTCATCGTAAACAGCCACGCCGAAGGCGCCGGACAGATAATCCCCGGGATCGAGATCGGCGGGCGGCGTAAAACGTTTTTCGGTCAACCGAACCGCCTGCATCCGATCGAGTGCGTAGAGTTTGATTTTCGCTTCATGCGGTTTATCGGCATAGAGATACCAGCGGCGTTCGTAGAGTTTGACGAAAAGCGGGCGGAGCGTCAACTCAAACGGTGTGTCCCCGTAAAAAGGCTGGTAGGTAACGCCGATCTGCCGGTTCTCGCGCATCGCCTCCAAAATATAGGTCAGAAAACTTTTCGATGAGGGGATATTCTCTATCAGTATGCGGCTGCGCAGCGATTGGGTATCACGCAACATGTTGCTAACCGAGAAACTGTCGAGCAACCAATTCGCCATGCTGTCGCGTTGCAGATCGTCGCTGTCGGTGATGTAGTAGCGATTTGTTCGTTCGTCGCAGGCGATGCGAATGCCGAATAGTTCTTCGATCGCCTCGCGGTGGTTGTGAAATGTTCGTAACGCAAACCGTTTTCCGCCCGACAGCGTACTGCGCTGCCAGCGTTCGTTGATTTCAGCGAACGTAATCGACCCAGCCCGACGGATCGTGTCGGCCAACCAAATGTACTTTTTGAAAAGATCCGATGCCATACTTTTTAATTCCTCTGCCAAAGATAGCAAATTGGTATGCCAAATTATCGCATAGGCTAAATATATTTAATTTCCAACGCTATATTTATTTCCTTTGTTTTGCCTTGGTTCGATATTTATCCCGATTTTCTGATAGAACTCCTTTCCTTGCTGTTTGAGCCACACATCGCAGTCTTCTCCGTTTATGGTGAACCGGAATCCGTCGGGCCGTCCTCGTCGAGTTTGAGTTGCAGGACAACATCGTTGGCCCTTAACGTATGATTATACTTTGTCGAGTGCAGCTCTCCCGTGTATCGGTAAGGCTGCATCGTAGATAGCGTTTTGGTTCTCTTCTTGTCCAAGTCCGACGTTCTTACAATCAATAGTTTTCCTATTTCAACAGCCTCTTTACGTCCGGACATAGATCATCGACGCACATCAATGCTCTTACCGCCTCGTACATCCGTTATTTGATTTTGTCTTTCTCTTTATCGTGCCTGACCTGCATGGTTGTTATTTCCCGTTGCAGGCTCTTAATGTCTTTGTCTTTGCCCTCTATTATGTCCTGTAAGTCCGCGATCTGCTTTTCATACCTCGCGGGCTTGGGGTCGTGGAACAACGCCCCAATCCTTTCGACGGCTTTCGTCGTGACATTTACGGCCACGCCTTTTAGTTTGTCGGTCTTAATCTCCCGTCGTGTTTGCGCCAACTCCGTTTCTCTTTCTTCTTCCTCCGCTGTTCGTCGATGGTGTTGCAGTCTGTTTGCGCGGCTCGTTGCTGTGCTTGGAGTGCAGCAATATCTACCGTCAGCGTCTTTTGCTGTTCTTTCAGGTTCTCGACCTGCTCGGCGATTTCGTTCTTGCGGACAATACCTCGCGGTAATATTGTTGGGTAGATATGTGTTTTGCTTCCGATCCCTCGACGCCGCGTCGCAGTCCGTATTTGGCCATCGCTTCGGCATAGGTGGTCTGGTAGGCTTTGAGTTTGTCCCGTGCCATCACACCGTCGGCGCACAGGCACGGACGGTCTTTCTTTGTTCGGTAAGTTCTCTTTCCGCTTTGGGCGTTCTTCTCCCGTTCCAGCTTAGCCTTTCTGCGTTCGCCCCGTGTGATCGGCACGACGGTCGCGTGGATATGCGGCGTCTTCTCGTCCAGATGCAGGACTGCCGACACGACGTTTTCCTTTCCGAAAGTCTTTTGCAGCCAACCGCAGGAATCCTTGGCCCAAGCATCCAACTACCCGGCCTGTCGGATACGCTTCATATCTTCGGGGCTTCCGGAGAGCATGACATGCAAGTCCTTACTTGGTTCTTTCCGATCTTGCGCTCCAGCCCGGCATTGTCCAGTCGGTGCTGGATCGCTTCGATGCGGTTGGTCACTCCTTTGAGGAACTCTACTAATTCTTCATTGAGGTAGGTAAGTGTCGTTATGACGTTGGCGGGTGCGATTCTCCGCTCGACGTGTCCCGACATGGCGGCGTCCGTTCCGGCCGCCTTTTCGATATGCAATACGACATAACCCATAACGGTATAGTTTTAGGTGGTTTGGATAATCTGTTCTCGGCGGCATCGGAGCGAAGCGGGCAAGGATTCGGAGTTGGCCCGGCCGCCGTCTGGGTCGCGGAGCTGCCACCGCAAGGGGTGTTCAGAGGGGCGCAGCCCCTTTGGCCTATTGGGGCATTTTCAGCGTTGCGGAGCAATGCGGAAAGAAATGCCCCAATAGGCTATACCTTTTGTAAAAAGGCGCGGGCGCGAAGCGGCTGATGGGTGGGCGACTGTGCCGCTGTCATGTCCGTCAGCAGGGGAGCCGATGAAAGAAAACCGACGGCCCGCAAGCCCGCCGCTTCGATTTCTCTTTTTATCATGCGAGGCTGTATTTTGCGGAATAGATGTCGGCCATTTCGTCGAAACCCTTTGCCAACATATCATCCGTTACCTTGGCATAAATCTGGGCGGTCTTGATATTCGTGTGTCCCAGCATCCGGCTGACGACTTCGATACGGATACCTTGCGCCAGCGCATTGGTCGTGGCGAACGTGTGGCGGGCCATGTGATAGGTTATCATCGTCTTGTCGATGCCGACCTCCGCCGCAATTTTCTTCAATACCCTGTTACAGTAGGCGATGTAGGGCACAAGCAGTACGAGGTTCGTTCCCGCGACCTCACGTTTGTAACGGGCGATGATGCGTTTCGTGATGCCGCACAATTTGATTTTGAACGGCGTGCTCGTCTTTTGCCGCTTCTTAACAATCCATAAATCCCCGTCGAATGAGCGTTGAATCATCTCGTCGGCATGAGCCATTCCCGTAAAACAGGAAAAGATGAACATATCGCGCACCTTGCCGTAACCGTCGAACGTGAATTTGTGGTTCATCAACGCCTGCAACTCGGATTCGATCAGATAACCTCGCTCTTTGGTCGTTTTCTTCGGATGATAGTCGGCAAAGGGATTCCGGGCGATAACGCCGGCGTTGTGGGCTTTCGTCACGATCATCTTCAGTGGCTTGGTGTAGATACAAACACACGAGGGAGTAAGCCTCTTCTCACTTCGCAGATAAAGATCATAATCGGTAATGAAAGTTTCGGTCAACTCTTTCAGCGGAATATCCTCACGATGTAGTTTGTCGGAAAGAAACTCGGCCGGCGGACTTCACCCGTTCGGCCGTGACATAGGCGTCGCGGTCGGAGATACGTTGATAGTGGTGGAGCAGTTTGGCCCGAATGCGTTCCAACTCGGCATTGACATTCCGTGCTTCGGCACTCTTACCGGCGGCCTTGTTCGCGGCAGAATCCCACAAGGCGAGCGGGATAGTCAGGCGCGACGATATGAAAGTGCTTTTGCCGTTGACCGTAAGCCGGACACAGATCATCGGGACAGGCCGTCCTTTGCGCGTTGTTTGTTGACGTAAAACAGAATCCGAAAGGTACTTCTCATAACACGTAACTTTAAGGGGTGCAAAATTAGTCCATTATGAGTCCCTTGTCAAGATGAAGGATATCGCAATACAATGAAAAAGAATCGGACGGTGCAGGAACCGGGATGTATGAACCTGCTTCCGAATGCATTTTCCACAGGCTCCGAAAACAGGAAAGCCTTGCATATTTATGATACATAAGACTTTACCTTTTATCGTCGCTTTTTTCCTCAGCTTTCAGAGCGGGGAAAGGGACTGTTTGCGCCATAGAGCAGATTAGAGCTAATTAATTGTCGGATAGTTCGATATGCCTATTGTTGTCATATTCTGTATTTCGACGATTGGGCAGCCTGAAGCAACGAAACGCAGGCGTTGAGTTAACAAATCGTTATCCGAAGTTGTTAACCGGCTACCCCGCTGCTCTGCTTGTTTTTTCTTACATAATAGATTCCGTTCCGATATGTTATGACCAATGCCGACCGGCTGGTACATTCCGCGATTTCTCCGATCGACGCCCGGCGGATATTTGGTCGGGAAAACGGATAAATCGGAAAACTGGAGTCGGAAAGATGGCGCACCGGCCCATACCCTTCGCGGAACGCCGGATAAAACAAACCGTCGGATGAAAAGCCCGAATCAGTCCGTCTCGCCTTCGGCCTTTCCGTCCAGCCAGTCTCGGACAATCGAGAGCACCTGCGGACCGTATTTGGCCATGAAAACCTTTCCGATCCCTTTTATGTCGGACAATTCCTTTTCGCTTCGTGGAAGTACCCGGCATACCGTCACGAGAGCGATCTGCTGCATGATCACATAGGCCGGCACGCCATCGCGGGTCGCACATCGTTTGCGCCATGTTCTGAGCCGTTCGAAAAGTTCCGGATTCTCGATGTCTTCCGAAACAGGCTCCGCTGCCGCTTTTTTGTTATTCGACCGTTTGGCCGCAAGGTCCTTTACGGCTGCCTTGGCCCTCGTGTCGAGGTAATTGCGGATCGTGAAGCCCGAAGAATTGTCCATGCCGAGTACGGCCGTCTTTATGGCGAATGCCTCCTGCAATTTTCCGACGGCCTCGGATACTTTCTTTTTAATATCTTTATTGTCAATGACGATGTCGCTCTGATTCATCAGAGGCATGACGATCTCCTCGCACTTCGCAAGAAAATACGACTGGGCTTTCACGATACGGTCCGTCAACTGCCTGTCGGTCTCCGGATCGGACGATACGGTCAGGAGCGCATCCAGTTGATATTGGAATTTTTCGCTTATGGCGACGATTTCCGAGATGAACCGCCCCGAAGCGGCATTCCACATTCCGGTCGATTTCGGGTAGATTTTCGCAAGGTGTTCGTTGAATGCTTTTCGCACCGTGAATATTTTGATTTTCAAGGATGTGAAATCGAACATGTCGGTCAGAAGAGAGCGGTAGTATATCCGGCGCTGTGCGGCGAAGAGGGTTTCGTCGGGCCGGTCGGTCTCCATGTTCCTGTTGAAATCCGCAACCGCCGAATCGTTGATGATCGCGTTTTTCTGCAGGGGCGTACGGAGTACGAGCCCTTCGAAACTCCGGCAACGGCTCAATGCCACGTACACCTGGCCGTGGGAGAACGAATGCGCAGCGTCGATAATGACCCGATCGAACGTCAGCCCCTGGCTTTTGTGGATGGTTATCGCCCAAGCCGCTTTAAGAGGGTATTGACGGAATATCCCTTCCACGGTTTCGCTGATTTCCCGGGTCTGCGGGTCAACGGTATACTTCACGTTCGTCCATTCCCCGGGTTCGACTTCGACGGGCTCGGCAAGATCGTCGAGTGCAACTTCGATTTTCGACTCGCCGATGCGTGTTATCCGGCCGATCTTGCCGTTAAA from Alistipes dispar carries:
- a CDS encoding ATP-binding protein, which encodes MMEERTLMQDICEVVQLANGSHLSDDFWGNATPLLERLGRRLDLTPVQTMLFAVLIELSDDRKIVLKQLAEFLGCRKVELLNHAADFEELIRRQLIRRRRSGSAEPDTYRIPKMVLEALQAGKKFTPPPICGLTIDQFFVRLGKLISYTSQQEMSQTELAEELQQLIDRNQQLEFCCRFREIAQSLHIWDTLVFAQCCNLYVNNRDDHIGWHDIEVLFDDEWAARCEKDALLARYSELFDLNILENAPDSGMFGNREAFRLTDKAKTTLFSEILIQLQAPRNRKELIIASSLTPKKLWFNPGEQAKIDRLGLLLEAERFNAVRQQLWQNGMRQGFACLFYGSPGTGKTESVYQLARQSGRDIMQVDISETKSMWFGESEKRLKEIFDRYRGYVRDCDPAPILLFNEADAVLGRRRTTMGGSLDQTENAMQNILLQEIERLDGILIATTNLTQNLDQAFERRFLYKIKFCRPTFETRRAIWQTMLPSLKITEVEELSRMFDLSGGQIENVIRKYTADYLLTMESDAEQDASLLDNLYLYCREELHYDSASRKRIGY
- a CDS encoding WG repeat-containing protein, which gives rise to MLDIYWKEGKMGFLTEQGMHLTTARWRYAERLDDRTGIVCDVAGYALLRIHPRRLISLDCERADRYGTGLVRIRRNGKYGLLDRDGQIIIPAEYDMLTRHYGQFNIIGRQRKYGLLNRLGEWVRPLVYDAILPISQRGNNRFACIRRGKTEFL
- a CDS encoding MBL fold metallo-hydrolase — encoded protein: MTITIHRGIDQIGGCITEIRTARSKILIDLGHNLPKGNGPSEDRFDNAGAIAQLCEGCDAVFYTHYHGDHVDLFRHVPERVDQYIGPLAKAVMRIRLEHLTHVPGEKERREADLTAVERFKTYEPARCIRVGKDIRITPYFVSHSAADAYMFLVEADGKRILHTGDFRQHGYLGKGLLPTLEKYIAPQGIDVLITEGTMLDRNEKKIVHENDLKRQAIELMKRYKNVFVLCSSTDMDRLATFHRANREMRNRPFVCDGYQQRILESFAGHAGVKSPLFKFDHKVYGSDERNEKLRKWMLDTGFTMLLRTGPKYRRWVDTLLPELNPDETLLIYSMFRGYILPTHEAYNPDLKAFVARFPHSEYVHTSGHATTDTLAAVCRTVPPHTAIIPIHRDKGSDFASLDIGDELRSKIVTASQTIDGIDFLVK
- a CDS encoding HAD domain-containing protein; this encodes MADTIRRAGSITFAEINERWQRSTLSGGKRFALRTFHNHREAIEELFGIRIACDERTNRYYITDSDDLQRDSMANWLLDSFSVSNMLRDTQSLRSRILIENIPSSKSFLTYILEAMRENRQIGVTYQPFYGDTPFELTLRPLFVKLYERRWYLYADKPHEAKIKLYALDRMQAVRLTEKRFTPPADLDPGDYLSGAFGVAVYDDIKPCTIRIRAYGDGPKYLRTLPLHDSQQEIETTADYADFEYRVAPTYEFYRAVLTQHIDIEVLSPIAVRNETERIIDEMNLLYSRHKRRMIFLDFDGVLNTGRHIAALKRAGKPLSDKYGYLFDPESVANLGTIIDATGASVVISSSWKFEGAERMAEMWRERRLPGRMIDITEECMTAEEIRAINPDFDDPEMFIGKGNEIKHWLLEHTAEGYRYVILDDEPDILSEQRPNFIRIDPERGITEEDARRAIEILNH
- a CDS encoding plasmid recombination protein, which translates into the protein MSAVLHLDEKTPHIHATVVPITRGERRKAKLEREKNAQSGKRTYRTKKDRPCLCADGVMARDKLKAYQTTYAEAMAKYGLRRGVEGSEAKHISTQQYYREVLSARTKSPSRSRT
- a CDS encoding plasmid recombination protein, with product MGYVVLHIEKAAGTDAAMSGHVERRIAPANVITTLTYLNEELVEFLKGVTNRIEAIQHRLDNAGLERKIGKNQVRTCMSCSPEAPKI
- a CDS encoding site-specific integrase: MNHKFTFDGYGKVRDMFIFSCFTGMAHADEMIQRSFDGDLWIVKKRQKTSTPFKIKLCGITKRIIARYKREVAGTNLVLLVPYIAYCNRVLKKIAAEVGIDKTMITYHMARHTFATTNALAQGIRIEVVSRMLGHTNIKTAQIYAKVTDDMLAKGFDEMADIYSAKYSLA
- a CDS encoding HRDC domain-containing protein, which gives rise to MSDNPQMDLARKFLEQTGINVFLTGKAGTGKTTFLRDLRQSSPKRMIVVAPTGVAAINAGGVTIHSFFQLPFGPHLPGVLRTGGEKRMNFSKEKIAVIRSLDLLVIDEISMVRADLLDAMNDVLRRYRDRDKPFGGVQLLMIGDLQQLAPVVKQPEWELLGKYYESPYFFDSAALREAKYITLELKHVYRQSDTGFIDILNRVRENTVTPDILERLNSRYVPGFVPDDKDGYITLTSHNNTARAINERRMAGLDTPPHTFSCDIEGDFPEYLFPTDRELTLKAGAQVMFVKNDPTGLQRYFNGKIGRITRIGESKIEVALDDLAEPVEVEPGEWTNVKYTVDPQTREISETVEGIFRQYPLKAAWAITIHKSQGLTFDRVIIDAAHSFSHGQVYVALSRCRSFEGLVLRTPLQKNAIINDSAVADFNRNMETDRPDETLFAAQRRIYYRSLLTDMFDFTSLKIKIFTVRKAFNEHLAKIYPKSTGMWNAASGRFISEIVAISEKFQYQLDALLTVSSDPETDRQLTDRIVKAQSYFLAKCEEIVMPLMNQSDIVIDNKDIKKKVSEAVGKLQEAFAIKTAVLGMDNSSGFTIRNYLDTRAKAAVKDLAAKRSNNKKAAAEPVSEDIENPELFERLRTWRKRCATRDGVPAYVIMQQIALVTVCRVLPRSEKELSDIKGIGKVFMAKYGPQVLSIVRDWLDGKAEGETD